The genomic interval CGGCAGCGCGGGCACCGCCTTCGGCGCGGCCGCGGTCGGCTGGTTCGGTTGGACCCCAACCGTTTTCGTCGCCGTCGCGGCGATCTCGGTGGCCGCCACGCGTGTTCGCCGGGTCGGGTGAACGTGCGGCCGTCGGAGCGGGCCGTCGCGGTCGCGAAACCCACGGCTCGTGCTTGTTATACCTCTGTGACGAGTTCGAAGGCGGCTTGTCGACGGGGCGCGTAGGCTGGATCTACACGAGCACGCGGGTTCGCCTTGAGAATGCAGGGTCGGCCTGACAACGATGCCGCAGGCATTCATCCCGATTCGGGGAAGACCATGACTCCCAGTGCCGGTTCCTACTCCATCTCCGCCAGGCCGCCGGCCTGGTCGGCCAGATCGCCGGAGGATCAGCTGTTCTTCCGGCTCCGAAGACGCGGCGACATCGTGGTGCTGTCGGTGCGCGGCGAAGCCGACGCCTACACGCTGCCGCTGTGGCGCCGGCAGGTCCGGGAGGCCGCCCAGACGGCGCGGACCGCGTGCGGCGCGCTCATCGTCGACGCCACCACACTCGATTTCCTGTCGCTGCGCACGCTGGCCGCACTGGCGGAGGACGCCGCGGCGTATCGCCGCGAGGGCGTCGAGATCTGCCTGGTCACCACGAATCTGCGGATCGCGCGGCTGGCGTGCTCCGATGCGCGCACCGCTCGCCTGGCGATCCGCTCGACGGTGGTGAGCGCGTTGACCGCGTTCGAACTGCGCAGGCGGCCCGGCCACTCGGCGGCCCGGCCGCGCACACATCGAACGCCGTAGATCATGCCGAGCGAGACGGGCACCGAGCAGGTTCGCTATCTCGGTTCCTCCGGCCGCCCTCCTGGTTCCGATTCTCCCCGCCCGCCGGACGACGCGGTGCTCTAGGGATCGAGCATCGTCAGGTAGGTGTCCAGTTGGGCCGCGCCCGCGAGCAGGTCGCGGCTGCGGCCGGTGAGCCGCGCCTGCCACGAGTCGAGAAACGTACGTGCCGCCGCGACGCCGCCTGCCTCGCGCAGCGAGTCGAGGAACTGTGCGACCTGGCGCAGCGGGTGACCGCCGCGGCGGAGCTGGCGGGCGATTTCGGCGTCGCGCACCTCGGCGGTGCCGTAGGTGCGATAGCCCGTGGCGGGGTCGCGGCCGGGGTGCAGGATGCCCTCGGTTTCCCAGGTGCGCAGGGTCGCCGGATGAATGTCGAGGCGGCGCGCGAGTTCGCCGACGGTCAGGGGGCGGCCGCGTAGCGGAGCCGGCGTGGCGTCGGACAGGCCGGCCAGGGCCGTCGCGACCTCCGCGCGGGTATCGCGTTCGGCGGCCAGGGCGACGTGCGCGGCATCGATGAGCCGGTAGACGGATTCGGTGTCGCCGCGGTGAGCCGCCCGCATGATCTCCATCGCCCGCTCGTGTCCGTGGCCGCGACGCAGTGCGAGGAACGCGCGCAGGGCCTGCGCGTGCAGGGGTGTGTAGCGCCGGTAGCCGGCCTCGCTGCGTTCGGTCGGCGGGAGGATGCCCGCGTCGTCGTAGTTGCGGATCGCCTGAGCGGACAGGCCGTGCTCGCGGGCGAGGTCGATGGGTCGCAGGGTGAACCTCCGATTGAAGCTTTTTCGCGGCAGCAGCAGGTGTTTGCGGCCGAAGTCTCACTCGAATCTTCAACGATAGTGTCGAAGTCGGTTCCTTCGACAAAGGGGTATTCATGTCCACTGCCACCGCACTGCGTGGGATCGGCCGTCCACTCGACGACGCGGCGAGCCTGGGTCGCGCCGTCGACGAGGTGCTCGCCGCGCGTTCCGAGCCGCCGGCGCTGTTGGGCCTCGGCGAGCCGACGCACGGGATCGCGGCATTTCCGTTGCTGCGCAACGACTTCCTCGCCCATCTGGTCGACCGCGGCTTTCGGTCGATCGTGCTGGAGAGCGACTTCTTCGCCGCCTCCGTCGTCGACGATTACGTGGCTGGAGGTGCGGGAGACATCGATACGGTGCTCGCCTTGGGGTTCAGCCACGGATTCGGGGCCGTGCCGGGCAACCGGGAGCTCGTGGAATGGCTGCGCGCGCACAATGCCGGGCGCGCGCCGGCGGAGCGGATTCGTTTCCGCGGCTTCGACGCACCACTGGAGACCACCGCCGCGCCGAGTCCGCGGCACGCGTTGTCCGCGGTTGCCGACCATCTGCCCGCGGCACTGCGGCCCGCCTCGGCCCGCGATATCGACAGGCTGTCGGGCGCGGACACGGACTGGACGAACGAGGCGGCCCCGTTCGACGCGGCCGCCTCCATCGGCGGCTCCGATCGTGCTCGTGCCCTGCGTGTCGTCGCGGACGACCTCGCGAGCGCACTGCATCGCGCCGCGCCCGATCTGCGGGCCGCCGACCCGAGCGGCTACGACCGTGCCGTGGCGCACGCGCGGACCGCTCGGGGCCTGCTGCGGTATCACGCCGCCATGGCAGACCGCGCACCCGACCGTGTCGCGACCATGTTCAGCGTGCGCACCGAGATGATGGCCGAGAACCTGCTGGCGATCGTCGCCGAGGAGCGGCAGCGCGGGCCGAGTCTGGTGTTCGCGCACAACATGCACCTGCAGCCCGCCCCCAGGCCCTCCGGTGAGGTGAGCTGGGGCAGCGCCGGTGCGATCGTGCGGCTCAGCCTGGGTGAGCGCTACCTGTTCGTGGCCTCCGATGCCAACCCGCACAGCGCGGCGGGCACCCTCCAGGGCATGCTGGCCGCGGCGACCGGCCGCCGCACGCTGTTCCCCGCGCGCGATCTGCGTGCGGCGCTGTCACCGTCGGTGGCGGCGGGCGAACCGATTGTGCGCGGGCACATTCCGTTGCGACCGGCGGACCTGGACGGCGCCGAGGCGGTGGTCTTCGTCGCCGATACCGACGGAGAACGGTTCGAGTATTGGTCCTGAGGCCACGGTTCATGCGAACATATGTTCGTGTCCGGTGTCGGAGAGTTGCCAAGGCGTGCGGCCTCGGTCCTGCATGCGGATCTGGACTCGTTCTATGCCTCGGTCGAGCAGCGGGACGCGCCCGAGCTGCGCGGCAAGCCGGTGATCGTGGGCGGCGGAGTGGTGCTGGCCGCGAGCTACGAGGCCAAGGCGCTCGGGGTGCGGACACCGATGAATGCCGGGCAGGCGCTGCGGCTGTGCCCGCACGCGATCGTCGTGCCGCCCCGCATGTCGGCGTACGCGCAGGCCAGCCGGGCGGTGTTCGAGATCTTCCGCGACACCACGCCGGAGGTGGAGGGCATCTCCATCGATGAGGCGTTTCTCGACGTCGGCGGGCTGCTGCGGATCGCGGGAGCGCCTGTCGACATCGCCCGCAAACTCCGCGCCGACGTCCGGGAACAGGTCGG from Nocardia wallacei carries:
- a CDS encoding MerR family transcriptional regulator — its product is MRPIDLAREHGLSAQAIRNYDDAGILPPTERSEAGYRRYTPLHAQALRAFLALRRGHGHERAMEIMRAAHRGDTESVYRLIDAAHVALAAERDTRAEVATALAGLSDATPAPLRGRPLTVGELARRLDIHPATLRTWETEGILHPGRDPATGYRTYGTAEVRDAEIARQLRRGGHPLRQVAQFLDSLREAGGVAAARTFLDSWQARLTGRSRDLLAGAAQLDTYLTMLDP
- a CDS encoding erythromycin esterase family protein encodes the protein MSTATALRGIGRPLDDAASLGRAVDEVLAARSEPPALLGLGEPTHGIAAFPLLRNDFLAHLVDRGFRSIVLESDFFAASVVDDYVAGGAGDIDTVLALGFSHGFGAVPGNRELVEWLRAHNAGRAPAERIRFRGFDAPLETTAAPSPRHALSAVADHLPAALRPASARDIDRLSGADTDWTNEAAPFDAAASIGGSDRARALRVVADDLASALHRAAPDLRAADPSGYDRAVAHARTARGLLRYHAAMADRAPDRVATMFSVRTEMMAENLLAIVAEERQRGPSLVFAHNMHLQPAPRPSGEVSWGSAGAIVRLSLGERYLFVASDANPHSAAGTLQGMLAAATGRRTLFPARDLRAALSPSVAAGEPIVRGHIPLRPADLDGAEAVVFVADTDGERFEYWS
- a CDS encoding STAS domain-containing protein, with amino-acid sequence MTPSAGSYSISARPPAWSARSPEDQLFFRLRRRGDIVVLSVRGEADAYTLPLWRRQVREAAQTARTACGALIVDATTLDFLSLRTLAALAEDAAAYRREGVEICLVTTNLRIARLACSDARTARLAIRSTVVSALTAFELRRRPGHSAARPRTHRTP